A genomic segment from Luteolibacter ambystomatis encodes:
- the gatB gene encoding Asp-tRNA(Asn)/Glu-tRNA(Gln) amidotransferase subunit GatB, producing the protein MPYLVTIGLEVHCQIKTQTKMFCACRTSFAEDPNTNTCPVCLGLPGALPVLNREAIEKTLLTGLLLGCGSPEISKWDRKNYFYPDMPKNYQTTQMEQPLCIGGGVPLYDHCYPTDARKNIKNPGKVVRLNRIHLEEDVAKSTHLGTTSVIDFNRAGTPLMEIVSEADLESGEEVCSYLRSLQMILVQGGVSDADMEKGQMRCDVNISLREKESDPLGTKIELKNLNSVSAIRRAIQFEVERQSEELDMGIPQIQSTRRWDDDRGETTVLRTKENADDYRYFPCPDLLPVRTAPLLEKVRPLVPELPHQKAARFESEYGVTAYDASVLSSDKDLSVFFETVSGHGAGAIAGKKVANFIINNLLGLLNERGIAIADCPVPSAKIHDLLALVEDGTLASSQAKEVFTVLFDGPDKEPAAIARELGFEPTDAGELDTLCDQVIAANPEKVAEIKGGNDKLLNWLTGQVMKASSTKPNPKQVTDLLKAKLG; encoded by the coding sequence ATGCCCTACCTCGTCACCATCGGCCTTGAAGTCCACTGCCAGATCAAGACGCAGACCAAGATGTTCTGCGCCTGCCGCACCTCGTTCGCGGAAGACCCGAACACCAACACCTGCCCGGTCTGCCTCGGCCTGCCGGGCGCGCTGCCGGTGCTGAACCGCGAGGCGATCGAGAAAACCCTGCTCACGGGCCTGTTGCTCGGCTGCGGTTCCCCGGAAATCTCGAAGTGGGACCGGAAGAACTACTTCTATCCGGACATGCCCAAGAACTACCAGACGACGCAGATGGAACAGCCCCTCTGCATTGGTGGCGGCGTACCCCTCTACGATCACTGCTATCCCACCGACGCGCGGAAGAACATCAAGAACCCCGGCAAGGTGGTGCGCCTCAACCGCATCCACCTCGAGGAGGACGTGGCGAAGTCCACCCACCTCGGCACCACCTCCGTGATCGACTTCAACCGCGCTGGCACGCCGCTGATGGAGATCGTCAGCGAGGCTGATCTCGAATCCGGCGAGGAAGTCTGCTCCTACCTCCGCTCGCTACAAATGATCCTCGTCCAGGGCGGCGTCTCCGATGCCGACATGGAGAAGGGGCAGATGCGCTGCGACGTGAACATCTCACTGCGTGAGAAAGAAAGCGATCCGCTCGGCACCAAGATCGAGCTGAAGAACCTCAATTCCGTTTCCGCCATCCGCCGCGCCATCCAGTTCGAGGTCGAGCGCCAGAGCGAGGAACTCGACATGGGCATCCCGCAGATCCAGTCGACCCGCCGCTGGGATGATGATCGCGGCGAAACCACCGTCCTCCGTACCAAGGAGAACGCGGATGATTACCGCTACTTCCCCTGCCCCGATCTGCTGCCGGTGCGCACCGCGCCGCTGTTGGAAAAAGTCCGTCCACTGGTGCCGGAACTGCCACATCAAAAGGCCGCGCGATTCGAAAGCGAGTATGGCGTGACCGCCTACGATGCCTCCGTGCTTTCCTCGGACAAGGATCTCTCGGTGTTCTTCGAGACCGTCAGCGGTCATGGTGCCGGTGCCATCGCGGGCAAAAAGGTCGCGAACTTCATCATCAACAACCTGCTCGGCCTGCTCAACGAGCGCGGCATCGCCATCGCCGATTGCCCGGTGCCTTCCGCGAAGATCCACGACCTGCTCGCGCTGGTGGAGGACGGCACGCTGGCTTCCAGCCAAGCCAAGGAAGTCTTCACCGTGCTCTTCGACGGCCCGGACAAAGAACCCGCCGCCATCGCCCGGGAACTCGGCTTCGAGCCCACCGACGCGGGTGAGCTCGACACGCTCTGCGATCAAGTCATCGCCGCGAACCCGGAGAAGGTCGCCGAAATCAAGGGAGGCAATGACAAGCTGCTCAACTGGCTCACCGGCCAGGTGATGAAAGCCTCTTCCACCAAGCCGAACCCGAAGCAGGTCACCGACCTGCTGAAAGCGAAGCTGGGTTGA
- a CDS encoding CvpA family protein yields MDFQNFIDSIRNSGVPQLSLGTAALVIFIICAVMAAARGIFRILLGSLTLAAAVYVGLWAWRESPTIAIRYTGKPIPWLDIAWPVAAGLITFIVLRLITNFIAKPFSGGEGSKPSFLGRLLAIPLSLVPASLICAAGIMLVNHVGNLGELRSFADRGNATKRPEWAKISEDLKKTITANIPADWMAKLDELTQDRPRLTLAKLITAKAGNEVPPKAIPVVEGPVLKAIAVDEKRLETLAKDKHYGALLNHPAVNRALNDPKVRQALKEVDL; encoded by the coding sequence ATGGATTTCCAGAACTTCATCGACTCCATCCGCAACAGCGGCGTGCCCCAGCTCAGCCTGGGAACAGCGGCGCTGGTGATCTTCATCATCTGCGCGGTGATGGCGGCGGCCCGTGGCATCTTCCGCATCCTGCTCGGCTCGCTCACGTTGGCGGCGGCTGTTTACGTCGGCCTGTGGGCGTGGCGCGAATCGCCTACAATCGCCATCCGCTACACCGGCAAGCCGATTCCCTGGCTGGACATTGCGTGGCCGGTCGCCGCCGGACTCATCACCTTCATCGTCCTGCGGCTGATCACCAACTTCATCGCCAAGCCCTTCAGTGGAGGCGAGGGCTCGAAGCCCTCCTTCCTCGGTCGTCTGCTCGCGATCCCGCTGTCACTGGTTCCCGCCTCGCTGATCTGCGCCGCTGGCATCATGCTGGTGAACCACGTGGGCAATCTCGGCGAACTTCGCTCCTTCGCCGACCGTGGCAATGCCACCAAGCGCCCGGAGTGGGCGAAAATCTCCGAAGACCTCAAGAAGACGATCACCGCGAACATTCCCGCCGACTGGATGGCGAAGCTCGACGAGCTCACCCAGGACCGTCCGCGCCTCACGCTCGCGAAGCTGATCACCGCCAAGGCCGGGAACGAAGTGCCGCCCAAGGCCATCCCGGTGGTGGAAGGTCCGGTGTTGAAGGCGATCGCTGTGGACGAAAAGCGCCTCGAAACACTCGCGAAGGACAAACACTACGGCGCGCTCCTCAACCACCCTGCCGTGAACAGGGCACTGAACGATCCCAAGGTCCGCCAGGCGCTCAAGGAGGTCGATCTTTGA